Within the Mustela nigripes isolate SB6536 unplaced genomic scaffold, MUSNIG.SB6536 HiC_scaffold_469, whole genome shotgun sequence genome, the region TCTCACTGCCCCAAGTGGTGAAGTATATAAACCGCTGCAGAAAACCTCCGTTTTTAAGTCAACTGTTTCTGCAGAGCAGTGTGTTTCTGTCAGCACAAGCTCCAGTCAGATATTCAAACATAGCTATTCGTGGACAGACCATTTGGCAGATTTGGAAGGTAACCTAGTCCATGCTGAAGATAACGATTTGAGCCATTTAGAAAATAGGACTGGCCTGACCTTAAATCAgagatttagaaatgaagaacaatGTGCTCAGTGGGATCCGTATGAGAGGCGCTCCACTGAGGAGTCAACCCTCCAGAATGACCAGAGGCTTTTCACTGGAGACAGAATTATTCAATGCACTGAATCTCAGAAAACATTGAACCAGGGCTCCAGTGTTCACCGATGTGTCAAGGCTTGGTTTGCAGAGAACCATTATGAATGTGATAAATGTGGGGAAGGCTTTCATCCAAGCTCTAACCTCAGTATACATAATGGTCACCGCTTGGGAGACAGTCCTCATAAATGgaatgaatgtgggaaagctcATAACCAGTCCTCTCGTGTTGGTGATCATCAGAGAATTCACGAGGGAAAAAATGCATTCAGTTCTAATAAAGCAGGGACCATGTTTTGTCAGTCATCAAGCGTAAACATCAATGAGATAATCCTTTTGGGAAAGGAAACTAACATTTTAAAGGAATGTGGTAAATGCTTTGACTGCCACTCAACACTATGTCAACATCAGCGAATGCATACTggagaaaaaatacacatttgtgaAGAAGGTGGTCCAACCTTGAATGACTGTTTATCAAAAAATGAACATTCGcagatctgttctggagaaaaaCCCtacaaatgtcaagaatgtggcaaggcttTTAACAATCACTCAGGTCTTAAtagacatcacagaattcataatagcaagaaaccttaccaatgtcat harbors:
- the LOC132008604 gene encoding zinc finger protein 501-like, whose translation is VSSHDTQSFPLKQSIEGFFQNESMTRYKHSAVEILYLRRDWDSDGDGDGHQRNPGRYTKTKAIALNENLTAPSGEVYKPLQKTSVFKSTVSAEQCVSVSTSSSQIFKHSYSWTDHLADLEGNLVHAEDNDLSHLENRTGLTLNQRFRNEEQCAQWDPYERRSTEESTLQNDQRLFTGDRIIQCTESQKTLNQGSSVHRCVKAWFAENHYECDKCGEGFHPSSNLSIHNGHRLGDSPHKWNECGKAHNQSSRVGDHQRIHEGKNAFSSNKAGTMFCQSSSVNINEIILLGKETNILKECGKCFDCHSTLCQHQRMHTGEKIHICEEGGPTLNDCLSKNEHSQICSGEKPYKCQECGKAFNNHSGLNRHHRIHNSKKPYQCHECGKSFNKHPALIQHHRIHSGDKPYQCQECGKAFCD